Proteins encoded together in one Roseibacterium elongatum DSM 19469 window:
- a CDS encoding NAD-dependent succinate-semialdehyde dehydrogenase: MDYTDLYIDGEWRKGAERFDVINPATEEVLASVASADIADADAALDAAERAMADWAARKPRERSEVLRRAWELMTERLDHFAHLITLENGKAGADAKGEATYAAEFFRWFAEEAVRADGMITHAPASGARIVVQHKPAGLAVLVTPWNYPAAMGTRKTAPALAAGCGVIIKPASETPLTMLALMPLLEEAGVPKGLVNVLPSKKTGALVDHMLHDPRVRVVSFTGSTGVGRKLLKSAADQVLKPAMELGGNAPVLVLKDADMNTAIDGTMLAKMRNLGEACTAANRIYVHEDLAEAFTAKLSQRMSALKVGDGTDPSVDVGPLVNADTRDKVAEFVSDALAKGAKLECGGTVPNGPGYFYPPTVLSNVPETADCVQDEIFGPVAAIQTFADEEDAIRRANNTEYGLVAYVFSDDFKRAMQVCEKLDYGMVGLNRGLVSDPAAPFGGTKQSGLGREGGHEGMLEFMETQYISAEW, from the coding sequence ATGGACTACACCGATCTCTATATCGACGGCGAATGGCGCAAGGGCGCCGAGCGGTTCGACGTGATCAACCCAGCCACCGAAGAAGTGCTGGCCTCGGTCGCCTCGGCCGATATCGCCGATGCGGATGCGGCCCTCGATGCGGCCGAACGCGCCATGGCCGACTGGGCCGCACGCAAACCCCGCGAACGTTCCGAGGTGTTGCGCCGCGCGTGGGAGTTGATGACCGAACGGCTGGATCATTTCGCCCATCTCATCACGCTGGAAAACGGCAAGGCCGGCGCGGATGCCAAGGGCGAGGCGACCTATGCCGCCGAATTCTTCCGCTGGTTCGCGGAAGAGGCCGTGCGCGCCGATGGAATGATCACCCATGCCCCCGCCTCGGGCGCGCGCATTGTCGTGCAGCACAAGCCCGCCGGATTGGCCGTGCTGGTCACCCCGTGGAACTACCCCGCCGCGATGGGAACGCGGAAAACCGCCCCGGCCTTGGCCGCAGGCTGCGGCGTCATCATCAAGCCAGCCTCGGAAACGCCGCTGACCATGCTGGCGCTGATGCCCCTGCTGGAAGAGGCCGGCGTGCCCAAGGGCCTCGTCAACGTCCTGCCCTCGAAAAAGACCGGCGCGCTTGTCGACCACATGCTTCACGACCCACGGGTCCGCGTGGTCAGCTTCACCGGCTCGACCGGGGTGGGACGCAAACTGCTGAAATCCGCAGCCGATCAGGTGCTGAAACCGGCGATGGAGCTGGGCGGCAACGCGCCCGTTCTGGTGCTGAAAGACGCTGACATGAACACAGCCATCGACGGCACCATGCTGGCCAAGATGCGCAATCTGGGCGAAGCCTGCACCGCCGCGAACCGCATCTACGTTCATGAGGATCTGGCCGAGGCCTTCACCGCCAAACTGTCCCAACGCATGTCGGCGCTCAAGGTGGGCGATGGCACCGATCCCTCGGTCGATGTCGGCCCCTTGGTCAATGCCGATACGCGCGACAAGGTGGCCGAGTTCGTCTCGGATGCGCTGGCGAAAGGGGCCAAGCTGGAATGCGGCGGCACGGTGCCGAACGGGCCGGGCTACTTCTACCCGCCGACCGTCCTCTCGAACGTGCCGGAGACCGCCGATTGCGTCCAGGACGAGATCTTTGGCCCGGTCGCGGCGATTCAGACCTTTGCCGATGAAGAGGATGCGATCCGCCGCGCCAATAACACCGAATACGGGCTTGTCGCCTATGTCTTCAGCGACGACTTCAAACGCGCCATGCAGGTCTGCGAGAAACTGGACTATGGCATGGTGGGTCTGAACCGTGGGCTGGTCAGCGACCCGGCCGCACCGTTCGGGGGCACCAAGCAATCGGGCCTTGGGCGCGAAGGTGGCCATGAAGGCATGCTGGAGTTCATGGAGACCCAGTACATCTCGGCAGAATGGTGA
- a CDS encoding biotin/lipoyl-containing protein produces MPHDVTMPQLGMAQDAGKIVSWLKAPGDPVSKGDALFEVETDKAVMEVEAPADGFLTGVSYGEGDDVPVGNVIARISDSAEDDPAPAPSQAAPAPPVAADDTIPEGHPVTMPQLGMAQDTGLLVSWLKAPGDQVSADDILFEVETDKSTMEVEAGRDGWLAATLAEAGEEVPVGDPVAIVSGNKPDAPVARSVKDTEAKPAETSAPPPSVHKSPAGQPTETVALAAASPNPGGRILASPKARRLAIEQGLDLASLAEAGHPQPFHVADLEVLRNMPRATAAPVAPPSEAPRRLTAVCSADRLSAFSLWAGETRALNPDAVLAGFAGTSFGRADAVCVAIERFGNRQTYHVPVGRSLSGVSETDDDPALIVRDLRGTSLASLNMGAETTPVLSLTDDRAGLAITLECAAAQLDASDAIQLITEFAGRMEQPLRHLL; encoded by the coding sequence ATGCCGCATGACGTGACCATGCCTCAGCTCGGCATGGCGCAGGACGCGGGCAAGATCGTGTCCTGGCTCAAGGCGCCGGGCGATCCGGTGTCCAAGGGCGATGCCCTGTTCGAGGTCGAAACCGACAAGGCGGTGATGGAGGTCGAGGCACCGGCCGACGGATTTCTGACGGGCGTGTCCTATGGCGAAGGCGATGATGTGCCGGTCGGCAATGTGATCGCGCGCATCTCGGACAGCGCCGAAGATGACCCGGCCCCCGCCCCATCACAGGCCGCCCCTGCCCCTCCAGTCGCCGCAGATGACACGATCCCGGAGGGTCACCCCGTGACCATGCCGCAGCTTGGCATGGCGCAGGATACCGGCCTGTTGGTCAGTTGGCTGAAAGCGCCGGGTGATCAGGTCTCGGCCGATGACATCCTGTTCGAGGTCGAAACCGACAAGAGTACCATGGAGGTTGAGGCGGGCCGCGACGGCTGGCTTGCTGCGACGCTGGCCGAGGCCGGGGAAGAGGTGCCGGTGGGCGATCCGGTGGCGATCGTTTCGGGCAACAAACCTGACGCGCCGGTCGCGCGTTCGGTGAAGGACACCGAAGCCAAGCCTGCCGAAACATCGGCCCCGCCGCCATCAGTCCACAAATCCCCCGCCGGGCAACCCACCGAAACCGTCGCCCTAGCGGCAGCGTCGCCAAACCCTGGCGGGCGCATCCTGGCCTCGCCCAAGGCGCGGCGTCTCGCGATTGAACAGGGGCTGGACCTCGCCAGCCTGGCCGAGGCTGGCCATCCACAGCCCTTCCACGTGGCCGATCTGGAGGTGTTGCGCAACATGCCGCGCGCCACGGCGGCACCCGTTGCCCCCCCTTCCGAGGCCCCGCGCCGGCTGACTGCGGTGTGTTCGGCCGATCGCCTGTCGGCCTTTTCTCTCTGGGCCGGGGAGACACGGGCGCTCAACCCGGATGCGGTTCTGGCGGGCTTTGCCGGAACCAGCTTTGGAAGGGCCGACGCGGTTTGCGTGGCCATCGAGCGATTTGGCAACCGGCAAACCTACCACGTGCCGGTCGGTCGCAGCCTGAGCGGGGTTTCGGAAACCGATGACGACCCGGCGCTGATCGTGCGTGACCTGCGGGGAACATCGCTGGCCTCACTGAACATGGGGGCCGAGACCACACCGGTCTTGTCGCTCACCGATGACAGGGCCGGCCTGGCCATCACGCTGGAATGCGCAGCCGCACAGCTCGACGCGTCAGACGCGATCCAGCTTATCACCGAATTCGCAGGCCGGATGGAGCAGCCGCTCCGCCACCTGCTCTGA
- a CDS encoding alpha-ketoacid dehydrogenase subunit beta, protein MREITLSQAVNEALAEEMRRDPSVFILGEDVAEAGTPFKVLSGLVEEFGTDRVIDTPISEPGFVGMAVGAAMTGARPVVDLMFGDFIYLVMDQLCNQAAKQHYMSGGKLTVPMVLRTNLGATRRSAAQHSQSLQALVAHIPGLKVALPSSAYEAKGLMKTAIRDNNPVVIFEDKLMYQDKAPVPEEEYLIPFGEAHTKREGSDITLIATSSMVQVAEKAAEMLAGDGIDAEVIDPRTIVPLDEATLLDSVKKTSRAIVIDEGHQSYGVTAEIASRLNEKAFYHLDAPVLRMGAMDVPVPFSPALEDLTVPTPEGVVENARKLCAGEMIHAA, encoded by the coding sequence ATGCGAGAAATCACCCTGTCCCAAGCCGTGAACGAGGCGCTTGCCGAAGAGATGCGCCGCGACCCGAGCGTCTTCATCCTTGGCGAAGATGTCGCCGAGGCCGGAACGCCCTTCAAGGTGCTGTCCGGTCTTGTCGAAGAATTCGGCACCGACCGCGTTATCGACACGCCGATCTCGGAACCCGGGTTTGTCGGAATGGCCGTGGGCGCCGCGATGACCGGCGCGCGGCCCGTTGTCGACCTGATGTTCGGCGATTTCATCTATCTCGTGATGGACCAGCTGTGTAACCAAGCGGCCAAGCAGCATTACATGTCGGGCGGCAAGCTGACCGTGCCGATGGTCCTGCGCACCAACCTCGGTGCCACGCGCCGTTCGGCCGCGCAACACAGCCAGTCTTTGCAGGCGCTTGTCGCGCATATTCCCGGCCTCAAGGTCGCCCTGCCCTCCTCGGCCTACGAGGCAAAGGGCCTGATGAAGACGGCGATCCGCGACAACAACCCGGTCGTCATCTTCGAAGACAAGCTGATGTATCAGGACAAGGCCCCTGTCCCGGAAGAGGAATACCTGATCCCCTTCGGCGAGGCGCATACCAAGCGCGAGGGGTCGGATATCACCCTGATCGCCACGTCCTCCATGGTGCAGGTCGCCGAAAAGGCCGCCGAGATGCTGGCCGGCGACGGGATCGACGCCGAGGTGATCGACCCGCGCACCATCGTGCCGCTGGACGAGGCGACGCTGCTGGACAGCGTCAAGAAGACAAGCCGCGCCATCGTCATCGACGAAGGCCACCAGAGCTATGGCGTCACCGCCGAGATCGCCAGTCGCCTGAACGAAAAGGCGTTCTACCACCTCGATGCACCCGTCCTGCGCATGGGGGCGATGGATGTGCCGGTGCCGTTTTCCCCGGCGCTGGAGGATCTGACCGTTCCCACGCCCGAAGGTGTGGTCGAAAACGCGCGCAAGCTCTGCGCGGGGGAGATGATCCATGCCGCATGA
- a CDS encoding thiamine pyrophosphate-dependent dehydrogenase E1 component subunit alpha → MAKAKTNTEDYLRMYRQMVRIRTFEDNANQLYLSAKMPGLTHMYSGEEAVAVGICEALTDDDRITSTHRGHGHCVAKGAEFKEMFCELLGKAEGYCRGKGGSMHIADQSHGNLGANAIVGGSMGIATGSALRAKLMGKDDVTVCFFGDGATAQGLMYEVMNMAALWNLPVIYACENNGYSEYTKTEEIAAGSITARAEAFGIEAHTVDGQDVLAVNELTQKLVARARKGEGPFFMELMTYRYHGHHVGDINREYYRSKDEEKDWKDNRDPIIRFRAFLVSEGIATEAEIEAMNAEIEKNATEAVAYAEQAPYPPANEVDMHVYAD, encoded by the coding sequence ATGGCCAAAGCCAAGACGAATACCGAGGACTACCTGCGCATGTATCGCCAGATGGTTCGCATCCGCACTTTCGAAGACAATGCCAACCAGCTCTACCTGTCGGCCAAAATGCCGGGGCTGACCCACATGTATTCCGGCGAGGAAGCCGTCGCCGTGGGCATCTGCGAGGCGCTGACCGACGACGACCGCATCACCTCGACCCATCGCGGCCACGGGCATTGCGTCGCCAAGGGGGCGGAGTTCAAGGAAATGTTCTGCGAGTTGCTCGGCAAGGCCGAGGGCTATTGCCGGGGCAAGGGCGGGTCGATGCATATCGCCGATCAAAGCCACGGGAACCTTGGCGCGAACGCCATCGTCGGCGGGTCCATGGGGATCGCCACAGGCTCGGCCCTGCGCGCCAAGCTGATGGGAAAGGATGATGTCACGGTCTGTTTCTTCGGTGATGGCGCGACGGCGCAGGGGCTGATGTACGAGGTCATGAACATGGCCGCGCTGTGGAACCTGCCGGTGATCTACGCCTGCGAGAACAACGGCTATTCGGAATACACCAAGACCGAGGAAATCGCCGCAGGTTCGATCACGGCCCGCGCCGAGGCGTTCGGCATCGAGGCGCATACGGTCGACGGGCAGGATGTGCTGGCGGTCAACGAATTGACGCAAAAGCTGGTGGCGCGGGCCCGCAAGGGCGAGGGCCCGTTCTTCATGGAACTGATGACCTATCGCTACCACGGGCACCATGTCGGCGACATCAACCGTGAATACTACCGCTCGAAGGACGAGGAGAAGGACTGGAAGGACAATCGCGACCCGATCATCCGCTTCCGCGCTTTCCTTGTCAGCGAAGGGATCGCCACCGAGGCAGAAATCGAGGCGATGAATGCCGAGATCGAGAAAAACGCGACCGAGGCCGTGGCCTATGCCGAACAGGCCCCCTACCCGCCGGCCAACGAGGTCGACATGCACGTTTACGCGGACTGA
- a CDS encoding M24 family metallopeptidase translates to MSRALMPNLLTPQDLEPNWEWRERLPAWGHTSVDFERRIDHDRLRRYRLARTRQALQASEAGTLLLFDVNNIRYVSATKIGEWERDKMCRFCLLTGDDSPYVWDFGSAAVHHQRYSDWLEPDHCLAGVVGMRGTIPPEFGLMKKYAKEIARLIKEAGMADMPVGVDYAETAMFHALQEEGIKVVDGQQIMLSAREIKNWDEIQLLTQAASMVDGVYHMIYEELKPGVRENDIVALSNKLLYEMGSDDVEAINAISGERCNPHPHNFTDRLFRPGDQAFFDILQSYQGYRTCYYRTFNIGRATPSQTDAYIRAREWIDASIAMIRPGVTTDKVAEVWPTAESLGFPNEDAAFGLQFGHGLGLALHERPIISRAVSLDHPMEIQTGMVFALETYCPASDGYSAARIEEEVVVTETGCEVISLFPAEELPIANRY, encoded by the coding sequence ATGTCTCGCGCATTGATGCCGAACCTTCTGACCCCGCAAGATCTGGAACCCAATTGGGAATGGCGGGAACGCCTGCCGGCCTGGGGCCATACCTCGGTCGATTTCGAACGCCGCATCGACCATGACCGCCTGCGCCGTTACCGCCTTGCCCGCACGCGGCAGGCGCTCCAGGCGTCCGAGGCAGGCACGCTGCTTTTGTTCGACGTCAACAATATCCGCTACGTCTCGGCCACCAAGATCGGCGAGTGGGAACGGGACAAGATGTGCCGGTTCTGCCTGCTGACCGGCGATGACAGCCCCTATGTCTGGGATTTCGGCTCGGCCGCCGTGCATCACCAGCGGTACTCCGATTGGCTGGAGCCTGACCACTGCCTCGCCGGTGTGGTCGGCATGCGCGGCACCATCCCGCCCGAGTTCGGGTTGATGAAGAAATACGCCAAGGAAATCGCGCGCCTGATCAAGGAGGCCGGGATGGCCGACATGCCGGTCGGCGTCGACTATGCCGAAACCGCGATGTTCCACGCCTTACAGGAAGAAGGGATCAAGGTGGTCGACGGCCAGCAAATCATGCTGTCGGCGCGCGAGATCAAGAACTGGGACGAAATCCAGCTTTTGACCCAAGCGGCCAGCATGGTCGATGGCGTCTACCACATGATCTACGAAGAGCTGAAACCAGGCGTCCGCGAAAACGACATCGTCGCGCTGTCCAACAAGCTTCTCTACGAGATGGGGTCGGACGATGTCGAGGCGATCAACGCCATTTCGGGCGAGCGGTGCAACCCGCATCCGCACAACTTCACCGACCGGCTGTTCCGCCCCGGTGACCAGGCGTTCTTCGACATCCTGCAAAGCTATCAGGGCTATCGCACCTGCTACTATCGGACCTTCAACATCGGCCGCGCGACACCGTCGCAGACCGACGCCTACATCCGGGCGCGCGAGTGGATCGATGCCTCCATCGCGATGATCCGGCCCGGCGTGACCACCGACAAGGTGGCCGAGGTCTGGCCGACCGCCGAAAGCCTGGGTTTCCCGAACGAGGACGCGGCCTTTGGCCTGCAATTCGGTCACGGCCTGGGGTTGGCGCTGCACGAGCGCCCGATCATCAGCCGCGCCGTGTCGCTGGATCACCCGATGGAGATCCAGACCGGCATGGTCTTTGCGCTGGAAACCTACTGTCCAGCCAGCGACGGCTATTCCGCCGCCCGGATCGAGGAAGAGGTCGTGGTCACGGAAACCGGCTGCGAAGTGATCAGCCTCTTCCCGGCTGAAGAGCTGCCCATCGCGAACCGCTACTGA
- a CDS encoding SDR family NAD(P)-dependent oxidoreductase codes for MDPNRLKGKHILITGAARGMGAANAEAFAAQGANVCLGDLDGDEAQAMADKINAAGNGKAIAVKMDVTKREDNRNAVDATVDAFGSINVGLFNAGLNKPRFFMDIDEDNWDMIMNVNTKAMWLGMQETARQMIAQGPQEKPYKLINVGSIASRKPLVDVTVYCTSKYGCLALTECGALGLAEHNITVNGYAPGVVVTPLWEQLDKDLVEIGFKEREGQAYDDIVENNLVIKRVSYPKDIIGTASFLASDDSDYMTGQMISIDGGWVTK; via the coding sequence ATGGACCCCAATCGCCTGAAGGGAAAGCACATCCTTATCACTGGTGCCGCACGCGGCATGGGTGCCGCCAATGCCGAAGCGTTTGCCGCCCAAGGCGCGAATGTCTGCCTCGGCGATCTCGACGGGGATGAAGCGCAGGCGATGGCGGACAAGATCAATGCAGCCGGCAACGGCAAGGCGATCGCCGTCAAGATGGACGTGACCAAGCGCGAGGACAATCGCAACGCGGTCGACGCCACGGTGGATGCCTTTGGCAGCATCAATGTCGGCCTTTTCAATGCCGGCCTGAACAAGCCCCGGTTCTTCATGGATATCGATGAAGACAACTGGGACATGATCATGAACGTCAACACCAAGGCGATGTGGCTTGGCATGCAGGAAACCGCCCGCCAGATGATCGCCCAGGGCCCGCAGGAAAAGCCCTACAAGCTGATCAACGTGGGTTCTATCGCATCGCGCAAGCCCTTGGTGGACGTCACCGTTTATTGCACCTCGAAATACGGCTGCCTTGCCCTGACCGAATGCGGCGCACTCGGCCTTGCCGAGCACAACATCACCGTCAACGGATACGCGCCCGGCGTCGTCGTGACGCCGCTCTGGGAGCAGCTTGATAAGGATCTCGTCGAAATCGGCTTCAAGGAACGCGAAGGTCAAGCCTACGACGACATCGTCGAGAACAACCTTGTCATCAAGCGCGTGTCCTATCCAAAGGACATCATCGGAACCGCCTCGTTCCTCGCTTCCGACGACAGCGACTACATGACCGGCCAGATGATCTCCATCGATGGCGGCTGGGTCACGAAGTAG
- a CDS encoding ABC transporter substrate-binding protein: MLSQAANAIQNGQGAASSRSLSSNGVADAELARLIGFLTDLTVELDTSLDPTTPNPHLNMLLHLLRGHVEGRLVSASSMASASGVPYATAMRKLAEIQSAGYVEQRARTKTGRSFSLHPSADLLDHFSQLASRVGRLAREAFDAEDHAGDYFYGGSYVPGQAAIAPPSALLSPLKLAGGLRILVHGDPTFMVMDTLKRQFEQIVGTDIHQRAFSIDRLREETLRNAERKKSAYDLIAVDLPWIGEFVSKGVLRPLPEIMDVDRLDPSDFHTAGWRATHWGGVPYGVPSQTTPELMFYRKDWFAREGLAPPATHDDVIAAARHFHDPRNGRYGVAWNAARGTALGHTFMMTSAAFGQPIIELPEVAGGFDASDLAGGHYRARIDSPRTRDAAEYLMDLMQFSPPDILSMSWYERVRPFAGGKVAMAYGYTLLAPYFELDETCPAFGNTGYLPHPHGPDGAPIAPVGGYALCIPANLSEERVDDAVEALVAFTSPSAQKLYIQNGSRTAPRYSVGADPEVRRLSPIFELVDQMSWRDELQFWPRPPIAQISDIINLCGMELHDMLRGIVAPEEALLRLQAQAEEILERSVQ, translated from the coding sequence ATGCTCAGTCAAGCTGCCAACGCCATTCAAAATGGACAAGGTGCGGCCTCGAGCCGATCCCTTTCGTCCAATGGCGTGGCCGATGCCGAACTCGCGCGGCTCATCGGGTTCTTGACGGACCTGACCGTTGAACTGGACACATCGCTCGACCCTACAACGCCGAACCCGCATTTGAACATGCTGCTGCACCTTTTGCGAGGGCATGTAGAAGGGCGGTTGGTATCCGCGTCGTCGATGGCGTCCGCGTCCGGAGTTCCCTATGCAACCGCGATGCGGAAGCTGGCCGAGATCCAGTCTGCTGGCTATGTCGAACAAAGAGCCAGAACGAAAACTGGTCGCAGTTTTTCCCTTCACCCCAGTGCAGACCTTCTTGACCACTTCAGTCAGCTGGCAAGCCGCGTCGGGCGTCTCGCTCGCGAGGCCTTCGATGCCGAGGATCATGCCGGTGACTATTTCTACGGCGGTTCTTACGTGCCAGGCCAAGCGGCAATCGCGCCGCCCAGCGCGCTGTTGTCGCCCCTCAAGCTGGCTGGGGGTCTTCGGATCCTCGTTCATGGCGATCCGACCTTCATGGTCATGGATACACTCAAGCGCCAGTTCGAACAGATTGTCGGAACCGACATTCATCAACGCGCCTTCTCCATTGACCGTTTGCGCGAGGAAACCCTGCGCAATGCCGAACGAAAGAAAAGTGCTTATGACCTGATCGCGGTCGACCTGCCTTGGATCGGGGAGTTTGTGTCCAAGGGTGTTCTCCGGCCGCTTCCCGAGATCATGGATGTCGATCGGCTGGACCCAAGCGATTTCCACACGGCGGGATGGCGTGCAACCCATTGGGGGGGCGTACCTTATGGTGTGCCAAGCCAGACCACACCAGAATTGATGTTCTATCGAAAGGACTGGTTCGCGCGCGAAGGTCTGGCGCCGCCAGCCACTCATGACGACGTGATCGCCGCCGCGCGCCATTTCCACGATCCGCGCAATGGTCGGTATGGGGTCGCCTGGAATGCTGCACGCGGCACAGCGCTCGGGCACACTTTCATGATGACAAGCGCGGCCTTTGGGCAGCCCATCATCGAATTGCCGGAAGTCGCAGGCGGGTTCGACGCAAGCGACCTTGCTGGCGGCCATTACAGGGCACGGATAGATTCGCCGCGCACCCGCGACGCGGCTGAATACTTGATGGACCTGATGCAGTTCTCTCCACCCGACATCCTGTCGATGTCGTGGTACGAACGCGTGCGCCCCTTCGCCGGGGGCAAGGTCGCGATGGCTTACGGGTACACGCTGCTGGCCCCGTATTTCGAACTGGACGAAACCTGTCCGGCATTTGGCAACACAGGATACCTGCCACACCCGCACGGACCCGACGGCGCCCCGATTGCACCTGTGGGCGGCTATGCGCTGTGCATCCCGGCAAACCTGAGCGAGGAACGTGTCGATGATGCGGTCGAGGCGCTTGTCGCCTTCACGTCGCCATCGGCGCAGAAACTCTACATCCAGAATGGCAGCCGAACAGCGCCGCGTTACTCCGTTGGCGCCGACCCCGAAGTGCGACGCCTGTCGCCGATTTTCGAACTGGTGGACCAGATGTCGTGGCGCGACGAACTGCAATTCTGGCCGCGCCCGCCGATCGCGCAGATTTCCGACATCATCAACCTCTGCGGCATGGAATTGCACGACATGCTGCGCGGCATCGTGGCGCCGGAGGAGGCGCTTCTTCGCCTGCAGGCGCAGGCAGAGGAAATCCTTGAAAGATCAGTCCAATAG
- a CDS encoding sugar ABC transporter substrate-binding protein, which translates to MTKLSLACSTALVAMGGAAAAQTITIGITQNNVGVDSYQTTYEQAFIAAAEANPDVEVVVLDAGGDVARQIAQIQDLIQQEVDAMIIWPTNGQAVIPAVREAYQAGIPVIITNSNIAEDGFDFVRSFSGPDNITQGARAAEIMCERFTDMGIQDEAQIVQITGQPGYTTAIERAEGFEQRLPEVCPNVTLMESQPGNWNREDAQRVMEAFLVQYDDIDGVYSGDDNMGVGALNAALAAGRAEDITFVGATNFAVGYDAMERGEYWGSIYQSPVDDAQAALQTALDILAGEDVPFLNYFDTPKITQENMGEFDRPVF; encoded by the coding sequence ATGACCAAGCTATCGCTTGCGTGTTCCACTGCACTCGTCGCCATGGGGGGCGCAGCAGCAGCACAGACCATCACAATCGGCATCACGCAGAACAACGTGGGCGTCGACAGCTACCAGACGACCTATGAGCAGGCCTTCATCGCCGCAGCCGAGGCCAATCCCGATGTCGAGGTTGTCGTGCTGGACGCCGGCGGCGACGTGGCGCGCCAGATCGCGCAGATCCAGGACCTGATCCAGCAAGAAGTCGACGCCATGATCATTTGGCCGACCAATGGTCAGGCTGTCATTCCCGCTGTGCGCGAGGCCTACCAGGCGGGCATCCCCGTCATCATCACCAACTCGAATATCGCCGAAGATGGGTTCGACTTCGTGCGGTCCTTCTCGGGGCCGGATAACATCACGCAGGGTGCCCGCGCCGCGGAGATCATGTGCGAACGCTTCACCGATATGGGCATCCAGGACGAAGCGCAGATCGTACAGATCACCGGCCAGCCGGGTTATACCACCGCGATCGAGCGCGCCGAGGGGTTCGAACAGCGTCTGCCCGAGGTCTGCCCGAACGTCACGCTGATGGAAAGCCAGCCCGGCAACTGGAACCGGGAAGACGCGCAGCGCGTGATGGAAGCGTTCCTCGTCCAGTACGACGACATCGACGGTGTCTATTCGGGTGATGACAACATGGGCGTTGGTGCCTTGAACGCTGCTTTGGCGGCAGGTCGAGCCGAAGACATCACCTTCGTCGGTGCCACGAATTTCGCGGTTGGCTATGATGCCATGGAGCGCGGCGAATACTGGGGCTCGATCTACCAGTCGCCGGTAGATGACGCCCAGGCGGCGCTGCAGACCGCGCTGGATATTCTTGCAGGCGAAGACGTGCCGTTCCTGAACTATTTCGACACGCCGAAGATCACGCAAGAGAACATGGGCGAATTCGATCGTCCGGTTTTCTAA
- a CDS encoding SDR family oxidoreductase — translation MVEPRGVEGRVCIVTGAARGIGRAIGEALLADGGKVCFADLNAGLAAEVAETNKASAGVDDGSVMSAGVDVRDRAQFRAMVEATVASFGRLDVMFNNAGVNKPMNFLDVTEDNWHLIMDVNGLGCLIGIQEAARQMIAQGGGGKIVNTASIASRQGFDNVAPYCASKWAVVSLTQSAARDLAKHDITVTGFAPGVVATEMWEQVDQDLMAIGAAERPGQAMEEFSADILKGRVARPEDITGTTTFLASRASDYMTGQIVMIDGGMTLV, via the coding sequence GTGGTCGAACCTCGTGGTGTCGAAGGTCGTGTATGCATTGTCACCGGCGCAGCCAGGGGCATCGGTCGCGCCATCGGTGAGGCACTGCTCGCGGACGGGGGCAAGGTCTGTTTCGCCGATCTCAACGCCGGTCTGGCGGCCGAAGTGGCCGAAACGAACAAGGCAAGCGCAGGCGTAGACGACGGCTCGGTGATGTCGGCGGGTGTCGATGTCCGGGACCGGGCGCAATTCCGTGCCATGGTGGAGGCAACCGTGGCAAGCTTTGGCAGGTTGGACGTCATGTTCAACAATGCCGGCGTGAACAAACCGATGAATTTCCTCGATGTCACCGAGGACAATTGGCATCTCATCATGGACGTGAATGGCCTTGGGTGTCTGATCGGTATCCAGGAGGCTGCTCGGCAGATGATCGCCCAAGGGGGTGGGGGAAAGATTGTGAACACCGCCTCGATCGCGTCTCGTCAGGGCTTTGACAATGTCGCGCCCTATTGTGCATCGAAATGGGCCGTGGTCAGTCTGACGCAATCGGCGGCACGCGATCTGGCCAAGCATGATATCACGGTCACCGGATTTGCCCCGGGCGTTGTCGCGACCGAGATGTGGGAGCAGGTCGATCAGGATCTGATGGCCATCGGTGCGGCGGAGCGCCCCGGTCAGGCCATGGAGGAATTCTCGGCAGATATCCTGAAAGGGCGTGTCGCGCGGCCTGAAGACATCACCGGAACCACTACGTTCCTTGCGTCGCGCGCAAGCGACTACATGACCGGGCAAATCGTGATGATCGACGGAGGCATGACCTTGGTCTGA